The following proteins are encoded in a genomic region of Oncorhynchus kisutch isolate 150728-3 linkage group LG6, Okis_V2, whole genome shotgun sequence:
- the LOC116374397 gene encoding uncharacterized protein LOC116374397 isoform X1 yields MDRNDERIKRALRRRPYVLKPVRVNTPDSVLWPTGKVHRRPKPSNSVQTPQIHKRPPIIVSYGQDQTSGDGWSINLEPLSQSGRVTRLIERKYHDVISSSSSDDFSIYSFTDCESECDDEDHERRTPKLKVENGKETKLDVRDMDEDDDLSLHSFDESDFLSPGKVSGPVSVKNGLSPLVTSAHRTLAEALRALPSAVGSPYPVNVPRPRTPLNPVIIAPPRTENFPYRHSPRLAPITNLSETGRKLLQEMAGVTPQEGKVNKKKKSKAKKELKQEKASKTKQMGNVGESKEEDKKEEKKSLRKRFLQWLLSKLRCSKK; encoded by the exons ATGGATCGTAATGATGAGAGAATCAAAAGAGCTTTAAGACGCCGCCCTTATGTG TTGAAACCAGTGAGGGTGAACACCCCTGATTCCGTGTTGTGGCCAACCGGCAAGGTGCACAGAAGGCCAAAGCCT TCTAATTCAGTGCAGacccctcagatccacaaaaggcCT CCAATCATTGTGAGCTATGGGCAGGACCAGACATCTGGGGATGGATGGAGCATCAATCTAGAGCCTCTCAGCCAG tcTGGAAGGGTGACTCGGCTGATAGAGAGAAAATATCATGACGTGATCTCATCCTCCAGTTCTGATGACTTTTCCATCTACTccttcactgactgtgaatctgAG TGTGATGATGAGGATCATGAAAGGAGGACACCAAAGCTGAAAGTTGAGAatggaaaggagacaaagcttgATGTGAGGGACATGGACGAGGATGATGATCTGTCTCTCCACTCCTTCGATGAGTCAGACTTCCTG AGCCCAGGGAAGGTCTCAGGTCCTGTATCTGTCAAGAatggcctctctcctcttgtaACCTCAGCACACCGGACACTGGCTGAAGCCCTACGGGCCCTGCCCTCTGCTGTAGGCTCTCCCTACCCAGTAAATGTTCCAAGGCCTCGGACTCCTCTCAACCCTGTCATTATCGCTCCGCCCCGAACAGAGAACTTCCCATACCGCCACAGCCCTCGCCTGGCTCCCATCACCAACCTGAGCGAGACCGGCAGGAAGCTGCTCCAGGAAATGGCTGGAGTGACCCCACAG GAAGGGAAGGTCAATAAGAAAAAGAAGAGCAAGGCCAAAAAAGAATTGAAGCAAGAGAAGGCCAGTAAGACGAAACAGATGGGAAATGTTGGAGAAAGTAAGGAGGAGGACAAGAAAGAGGAAAAGAAGAGTCTGAGGAAGAG GTTTCTTCAGTGGCTGCTGTCCAAACTGAGATGTTCAAAGAAATAA
- the LOC116374397 gene encoding uncharacterized protein LOC116374397 isoform X2 → MDRNDERIKRALRRRPYVLKPVRVNTPDSVLWPTGKVHRRPKPSNSVQTPQIHKRPPIIVSYGQDQTSGDGWSINLEPLSQSGRVTRLIERKYHDVISSSSSDDFSIYSFTDCESECDDEDHERRTPKLKVENGKETKLDVRDMDEDDDLSLHSFDESDFLSPGKVSGPVSVKNGLSPLVTSAHRTLAEALRALPSAVGSPYPVNVPRPRTPLNPVIIAPPRTENFPYRHSPRLAPITNLSETGRKLLQEMAGVTPQVSSVAAVQTEMFKEIMDNYYFYHTHTQILSIGYSYNTHKCNFRDRNYD, encoded by the exons ATGGATCGTAATGATGAGAGAATCAAAAGAGCTTTAAGACGCCGCCCTTATGTG TTGAAACCAGTGAGGGTGAACACCCCTGATTCCGTGTTGTGGCCAACCGGCAAGGTGCACAGAAGGCCAAAGCCT TCTAATTCAGTGCAGacccctcagatccacaaaaggcCT CCAATCATTGTGAGCTATGGGCAGGACCAGACATCTGGGGATGGATGGAGCATCAATCTAGAGCCTCTCAGCCAG tcTGGAAGGGTGACTCGGCTGATAGAGAGAAAATATCATGACGTGATCTCATCCTCCAGTTCTGATGACTTTTCCATCTACTccttcactgactgtgaatctgAG TGTGATGATGAGGATCATGAAAGGAGGACACCAAAGCTGAAAGTTGAGAatggaaaggagacaaagcttgATGTGAGGGACATGGACGAGGATGATGATCTGTCTCTCCACTCCTTCGATGAGTCAGACTTCCTG AGCCCAGGGAAGGTCTCAGGTCCTGTATCTGTCAAGAatggcctctctcctcttgtaACCTCAGCACACCGGACACTGGCTGAAGCCCTACGGGCCCTGCCCTCTGCTGTAGGCTCTCCCTACCCAGTAAATGTTCCAAGGCCTCGGACTCCTCTCAACCCTGTCATTATCGCTCCGCCCCGAACAGAGAACTTCCCATACCGCCACAGCCCTCGCCTGGCTCCCATCACCAACCTGAGCGAGACCGGCAGGAAGCTGCTCCAGGAAATGGCTGGAGTGACCCCACAG GTTTCTTCAGTGGCTGCTGTCCAAACTGAGATGTTCAAAGAAATAATGGACAACTATTacttctaccacacacacacacagattttgaGTATTGGTTAttcctacaacacacacaaatgtaatttCAGAGACAGGAACTATGATTAG